One region of Neisseria mucosa genomic DNA includes:
- a CDS encoding NADH dehydrogenase (quinone) subunit D (Catalyzes the transfer of electrons from NADH to quinone), with product MANKLRNYTINFGPQHPAAHGVLRMILELDGEQIVRADPHIGLLHRGTEKLAETKTYLQALPYMDRLDYVSMMVNEQAYCLAVEKLAGIDVPIRAQYIRVMFAEVTRILNHLMGIGSHAFDIGAMTAILYAFRDREELMDLYEAVSGARMHAAYFRPGGVYRDLPDFMPKYESSKFRNAKVLKQLNESREGTMLDFIDAFCERFPKNIDTLETLLTDNRIWKQRTVGIGVVSPERAMQKGFTGVMLRGSGVEWDVRKKQPYEVYDQMDFDIPVGVNGDCYDRYLCRMEEMRQSVRIIKQCADWLRVNPGPVITTNHKFAPPKRTEMKTGMEDLIHHFKLFTEGMHVPEGETYTAVEHPKGEFGVYIISDGANKPYRLKIRAPGFAHLQGMDEMAKGHMLADVVAIIGTQDIVFGEVDR from the coding sequence GTGGCCAATAAATTAAGAAACTACACCATCAACTTCGGCCCGCAACACCCTGCGGCGCACGGCGTATTGCGTATGATTTTGGAGTTGGACGGCGAACAAATCGTCCGTGCCGACCCGCATATCGGCCTCCTGCACCGAGGCACCGAAAAACTGGCGGAAACCAAAACCTACCTGCAAGCCCTGCCTTATATGGACAGGCTGGATTACGTTTCCATGATGGTCAATGAGCAGGCATACTGCTTGGCAGTAGAAAAACTCGCCGGAATTGATGTGCCTATTCGCGCCCAATACATCCGAGTGATGTTCGCCGAAGTAACGCGTATCCTCAATCACCTGATGGGCATCGGTTCGCACGCATTCGACATCGGCGCGATGACCGCCATCCTTTACGCCTTCCGCGACCGCGAAGAGCTGATGGACTTGTACGAAGCCGTTTCCGGCGCGCGTATGCACGCAGCCTACTTCCGTCCCGGCGGCGTTTACCGCGACCTGCCCGACTTTATGCCCAAATACGAGAGCAGCAAATTCCGCAACGCCAAAGTATTGAAGCAGCTCAACGAATCCCGCGAAGGCACCATGCTCGACTTCATCGACGCCTTCTGCGAACGCTTCCCGAAAAACATCGACACACTCGAAACTCTCCTGACCGACAACCGCATCTGGAAACAACGTACCGTCGGCATCGGCGTTGTCTCCCCCGAACGCGCCATGCAGAAAGGCTTTACCGGCGTCATGTTGCGCGGTTCGGGCGTGGAGTGGGACGTGCGTAAGAAACAGCCGTATGAAGTGTACGACCAAATGGATTTCGACATCCCCGTCGGCGTCAACGGCGACTGCTACGACCGCTACCTCTGCCGTATGGAAGAAATGCGCCAATCCGTACGTATTATCAAACAATGTGCCGACTGGCTGCGCGTCAATCCCGGCCCGGTCATCACCACAAACCACAAATTCGCCCCGCCCAAACGCACCGAAATGAAAACAGGCATGGAAGACCTGATTCACCATTTCAAACTCTTCACCGAGGGTATGCACGTTCCCGAGGGCGAGACCTACACCGCTGTCGAACACCCGAAAGGCGAGTTCGGCGTTTACATCATTTCAGACGGCGCAAACAAACCCTACCGCCTGAAAATCCGCGCACCCGGCTTCGCCCACCTGCAAGGCATGGACGAAATGGCAAAAGGCCACATGCTCGCCGACGTTGTTGCCATCATTGGTACGCAGGACATCGTATTCGGGGAGGTTGACCGATAA
- a CDS encoding NADH oxidoreductase (quinone) subunit F (part of NADH-ubiquinone oxidoreductase complex I; shuttles electrons from NADH, via FMN and iron-sulfur (Fe-S) centers, to quinones in the respiratory chain; NuoF is part of the soluble NADH dehydrogenase fragment, which represents the electron input part of NADH dehydrogenase): protein MAIYQSGVIFDQVDTANPDCWTLDEYVKRGGYSALRRILSENISQTDVIDEVKTSGLRGRGGAGFPTGLKWSFMPRSFPGEKYVVCNTDEGEPGTFKDRDIIMFNPHALIEGMIIAGYAMGAKAGYNYIHGEIFEGYQRFETALAQARAAGFLGKNILGSDFEFELFAHHGYGAYICGEETALLESLEGKKGQPRFKPPFPASFGLYGKPTTINNTETFASVPFIVRDGGQAFADKGIPNAGGTKLFCISGHVERPGNYEVPLGTPFAEILKMAGGMRGGKKLKAVIPGGSSAPVLPADIMMQTNMDYDSISKAGSMLGSGAIIVMDEDVCMVKALERLSYFYYDESCGQCTPCREGTGWLYRIVHRIVEGKGRMEDLDLLDSVGNQMAGRTICALADAAVFPVRSFTKHFRDEFVHYIEHGGPMKPNKWC from the coding sequence ATGGCTATTTACCAATCAGGCGTGATTTTTGACCAAGTGGATACCGCCAATCCCGACTGCTGGACATTGGACGAATACGTCAAACGCGGCGGTTACAGCGCGCTGCGTAGAATCCTGTCCGAAAACATCTCGCAAACCGACGTGATTGACGAAGTCAAAACCTCCGGTCTGCGCGGGCGCGGCGGTGCGGGCTTTCCGACCGGCTTGAAATGGAGCTTTATGCCCCGTTCCTTCCCCGGCGAAAAATACGTCGTCTGCAACACAGACGAAGGCGAACCGGGTACGTTCAAAGACCGCGACATCATCATGTTCAACCCCCATGCCCTGATTGAAGGCATGATTATCGCCGGTTACGCGATGGGTGCGAAAGCGGGCTACAACTACATTCACGGCGAAATTTTCGAAGGTTATCAACGCTTTGAAACCGCACTCGCTCAAGCGCGCGCCGCAGGTTTTTTGGGTAAAAATATTTTAGGTTCGGACTTCGAATTCGAACTCTTCGCCCACCACGGCTACGGCGCATACATTTGCGGCGAAGAAACCGCATTGCTCGAATCGCTGGAAGGCAAAAAAGGCCAGCCGCGCTTCAAACCGCCGTTCCCCGCCTCGTTCGGCCTGTACGGCAAGCCGACCACCATCAACAATACCGAAACCTTCGCTTCCGTACCGTTTATCGTCCGCGACGGCGGTCAGGCGTTTGCCGACAAAGGCATTCCGAATGCAGGCGGTACTAAATTGTTCTGTATTTCCGGTCATGTCGAGCGTCCGGGCAACTATGAAGTGCCGCTAGGCACGCCGTTTGCCGAAATCCTGAAAATGGCGGGCGGTATGCGCGGCGGTAAAAAACTCAAGGCCGTCATTCCCGGCGGTTCGTCCGCGCCAGTTTTGCCTGCCGATATCATGATGCAGACCAATATGGACTATGACTCGATTTCCAAAGCCGGCTCGATGCTCGGTTCCGGCGCGATTATCGTGATGGATGAAGACGTGTGCATGGTCAAAGCCCTTGAACGGTTAAGCTACTTCTACTACGACGAATCCTGCGGCCAATGCACCCCCTGCCGCGAAGGCACCGGCTGGCTCTACCGCATCGTCCACCGCATCGTAGAAGGCAAAGGCCGCATGGAAGACTTGGATTTGCTGGATTCCGTCGGCAACCAAATGGCAGGCCGCACCATCTGCGCCCTCGCCGATGCCGCCGTCTTCCCCGTCCGCAGCTTTACCAAGCATTTCCGTGATGAATTTGTGCATTACATTGAACACGGCGGACCGATGAAGCCGAATAAGTGGTGCTAA
- a CDS encoding NADH-quinone oxidoreductase subunit C, whose protein sequence is MASIQNLYDTVSRVLGNQASKVISALGEITVECLPEHYVSVMTTLRDREELHFELLVDLCGVDYSTYKNEAWQGKRFAVVSQLLSVKNNQRIRVRVWVSDDDFPVIESVVPVYNSADWYEREAFDLYGIMFNNHPDLRRILTDYGFVGHPFRKDFPISGYVEMRYDEEQKRVIYQPVTIEPREITPRIVREENYGGQ, encoded by the coding sequence ATGGCAAGCATTCAAAACTTATACGATACCGTCAGCCGCGTTTTGGGCAATCAGGCAAGCAAAGTCATTTCCGCTTTGGGCGAGATTACCGTTGAGTGTCTGCCCGAGCACTATGTTTCAGTGATGACTACGTTGCGCGACCGTGAAGAACTGCATTTCGAGCTTTTGGTTGATTTATGCGGCGTCGATTACAGCACTTACAAAAACGAAGCATGGCAGGGCAAACGTTTCGCCGTTGTCAGCCAGCTTCTTTCCGTTAAAAACAATCAGCGCATCCGTGTGCGCGTCTGGGTTTCAGACGACGATTTCCCCGTGATCGAATCCGTGGTTCCCGTTTACAACAGCGCGGATTGGTACGAGCGCGAAGCCTTCGATTTGTACGGCATTATGTTCAACAACCATCCCGACCTGCGCCGCATCCTGACCGATTACGGCTTCGTCGGACATCCGTTCCGCAAAGACTTCCCGATTTCCGGCTATGTGGAAATGCGTTACGACGAAGAACAAAAACGCGTGATTTACCAACCTGTTACCATCGAGCCGCGCGAAATCACGCCGCGTATCGTCCGTGAGGAGAACTACGGTGGCCAATAA
- a CDS encoding NADH-quinone oxidoreductase subunit B (The point of entry for the majority of electrons that traverse the respiratory chain eventually resulting in the reduction of oxygen), giving the protein MGIEGVLKKGFITTSADTVLNYMRTGSLWPVTFGLACCAVEMMHAGMARYDLDRFGIIFRPSPRQADLMIVAGTLTNKMAPALRRVYDQLAEPRWVLSMGSCANGGGYYHYSYSVVRGADRVVPVDVYVPGCPPTAEALIYGLMQLQQKIKRTSTIARDE; this is encoded by the coding sequence ATGGGAATAGAAGGCGTTTTGAAAAAAGGTTTCATCACCACCAGCGCGGATACGGTGCTGAACTATATGCGTACCGGTTCGCTGTGGCCGGTTACTTTCGGTTTGGCCTGCTGCGCCGTGGAAATGATGCACGCGGGTATGGCGCGTTACGACCTTGACCGTTTCGGCATTATTTTCCGTCCGTCTCCCCGTCAGGCCGACCTGATGATTGTGGCGGGTACGCTGACCAATAAAATGGCGCCCGCCCTGCGCCGCGTGTACGACCAGCTCGCCGAGCCGCGTTGGGTATTGTCCATGGGTTCGTGTGCCAACGGCGGCGGCTATTATCATTATTCTTATTCCGTCGTGCGCGGTGCCGACCGTGTCGTACCGGTAGACGTTTATGTGCCGGGTTGCCCGCCGACTGCGGAAGCCCTGATTTACGGTCTGATGCAGCTCCAACAAAAAATCAAGCGCACTTCCACCATCGCGCGGGACGAGTAA
- a CDS encoding NADH-quinone oxidoreductase subunit G: protein MLQIEIDGKQVSVEQGATVIEAAHKLGTYIPHFCYHKKLSIAANCRMCLVDVEKAPKPLPACATPVTDGMIVRTHSAKAREAQEGVMEFLLINHPLDCPTCDQGGECQLQDLAVGYGKTTSRYTEEKRSVVGKDMGPLVSAEEMSRCIHCTRCVRFTEEIAGLQEIAMANRGEHSEIMPFIGKAVETELSGNVIDLCPVGALTSKPFRFNARTWELNRRKSVSAHDALGSNLIVQTKDHTVRRVLPLENEAINECWLSDRDRFAYEGLYHESRLKNPKIKQGGEWMDVDWKTALEYVRSAIECIAKDGNQNQVGIWANPMNTVEELYLAKKLADGLGVKNFATRLRQQDKRLSDDLNGAQWLGQSIESLADNEAVLVVGANLRKEQPLLTARLRRAAKERMALSVLASSKEELFMPLLAQEAVHPDEWAGRLKNLSADAENAITVSLKNAEKAAVILGAEVQNHPDYAAIYAAAQELADATGAVLGILPQAANSVGADVLGVNSGESVAEMANAPKQAVLLLNVEPEIDTADGTKAVAALKQAKSVMAFTPFVSETLLDVCDVLLPIAPFTETSGSFINMEGRLQSFHGVVQGFGDSRPLWKVLRVLGNLFDLQGFEYHDTAAILKDALDAESLPSKLSNRAASTQKDFQTTSSRLVRVGGVGIYHTDAIVRRSAPLQATSHATVPAARVNPNTLARLGLQDGQTAVAKQNGASVSVAVKADAGLPENVVYLPLHTENAALGALMDTIELAGA, encoded by the coding sequence ATGTTACAAATCGAAATCGACGGCAAACAGGTATCTGTGGAGCAGGGCGCGACGGTGATTGAGGCCGCGCACAAGCTCGGTACTTATATTCCGCATTTCTGTTACCACAAAAAGCTCTCCATCGCCGCCAACTGCCGTATGTGTCTGGTGGATGTGGAAAAGGCCCCCAAACCGCTGCCCGCCTGTGCCACGCCGGTAACGGACGGCATGATTGTGCGCACGCATTCGGCGAAGGCCCGCGAGGCGCAGGAAGGTGTGATGGAGTTCCTGCTCATCAACCATCCGCTCGACTGTCCGACCTGCGACCAAGGCGGCGAATGCCAGTTGCAGGATTTGGCGGTGGGCTACGGTAAAACCACCAGCCGCTACACCGAAGAAAAACGTTCCGTCGTCGGCAAAGACATGGGGCCTTTGGTTTCCGCCGAGGAAATGAGCCGCTGCATCCACTGCACTCGCTGCGTACGTTTCACCGAAGAAATCGCCGGCTTGCAAGAAATTGCGATGGCGAATCGCGGCGAACACTCCGAAATCATGCCCTTTATCGGCAAAGCGGTGGAAACCGAGCTGTCGGGCAACGTCATCGATTTGTGCCCCGTCGGCGCGCTGACCAGCAAACCGTTCCGTTTCAACGCGCGTACTTGGGAGCTGAACCGCCGCAAATCCGTTTCCGCCCATGACGCTTTGGGCAGCAACCTGATTGTACAAACCAAAGACCATACCGTCCGCCGTGTGCTGCCGCTGGAAAACGAAGCGATTAACGAATGCTGGCTGTCCGACCGCGACCGTTTCGCCTACGAAGGCCTGTATCACGAAAGCCGTCTGAAAAACCCGAAAATCAAACAGGGCGGCGAATGGATGGACGTGGATTGGAAAACTGCGTTGGAATATGTCCGCAGCGCAATTGAATGTATCGCCAAAGACGGCAACCAAAACCAAGTCGGCATTTGGGCGAACCCGATGAATACGGTTGAAGAACTGTATCTGGCCAAAAAACTCGCCGACGGTTTGGGCGTTAAAAATTTCGCCACCCGTCTGCGCCAACAGGACAAACGTCTTTCAGACGACCTCAATGGTGCGCAATGGCTGGGACAAAGTATCGAATCGCTGGCGGACAACGAAGCCGTACTGGTGGTCGGTGCGAACCTGCGCAAAGAACAGCCGCTTCTGACCGCCCGCCTACGTCGCGCTGCTAAAGAGCGCATGGCCTTGAGCGTGTTGGCAAGCAGCAAGGAAGAGTTGTTTATGCCGCTTCTGGCTCAGGAAGCGGTGCATCCCGACGAGTGGGCAGGTCGTCTGAAAAACCTGTCTGCCGATGCGGAAAACGCGATTACCGTGAGCCTGAAAAACGCTGAAAAAGCAGCGGTGATTTTGGGCGCGGAAGTGCAAAACCATCCCGATTACGCTGCGATTTACGCCGCCGCACAAGAGCTGGCGGACGCAACCGGCGCGGTGCTGGGTATTTTGCCGCAGGCTGCCAACAGCGTCGGTGCGGACGTATTGGGCGTGAACTCAGGCGAGAGCGTTGCCGAAATGGCAAACGCGCCGAAACAGGCAGTCTTGCTGCTCAACGTCGAACCGGAAATCGATACGGCGGACGGCACAAAAGCCGTAGCCGCGTTGAAACAGGCGAAAAGCGTGATGGCGTTTACGCCGTTTGTCAGCGAAACACTGCTGGACGTGTGCGACGTATTGTTGCCGATTGCGCCGTTTACCGAAACATCGGGCAGCTTCATCAATATGGAAGGCCGTCTGCAATCCTTCCACGGTGTCGTTCAGGGCTTCGGCGACTCGCGTCCGCTGTGGAAAGTGTTGCGCGTATTGGGCAACCTGTTTGACCTGCAAGGCTTTGAATACCACGATACCGCCGCGATTCTGAAAGACGCGTTGGACGCGGAAAGCCTGCCGTCCAAACTGAGCAACCGTGCCGCATCGACTCAAAAAGATTTTCAGACGACCTCAAGCCGCCTCGTGCGCGTGGGCGGAGTCGGTATTTATCACACCGATGCCATCGTGCGCCGTTCCGCGCCGTTGCAAGCGACCAGCCATGCCACCGTGCCTGCCGCGCGCGTGAATCCGAACACTTTGGCGCGTTTAGGCCTGCAAGACGGACAAACCGCTGTCGCCAAACAAAACGGCGCAAGCGTATCGGTTGCAGTCAAAGCCGATGCCGGTTTGCCTGAAAACGTGGTGTATCTGCCGCTGCATACCGAAAATGCCGCGCTGGGTGCGTTGATGGACACTATTGAACTGGCGGGAGCTTGA
- a CDS encoding NADH-quinone oxidoreductase subunit A: MLASYFPVLVFILVGLAAGVLFILLGTILGPKHHYAEKDAAYECGFEAFENARMKFDVRYYLVAILFILFDLEVAFMLPWAVVFKDLGAYGFWSMLVFIVVLTVGFVYEWKKGALEWE, translated from the coding sequence ATGTTGGCCAGTTACTTTCCCGTCCTCGTATTCATCCTTGTCGGTCTTGCGGCCGGCGTGCTGTTTATCCTGCTCGGCACGATTTTAGGTCCGAAACACCACTATGCTGAAAAAGACGCGGCTTACGAATGTGGTTTCGAAGCCTTTGAAAACGCTAGGATGAAGTTTGACGTGCGTTATTATCTCGTCGCCATCCTGTTCATCCTCTTCGATTTGGAGGTTGCGTTTATGCTGCCGTGGGCGGTGGTGTTCAAAGATTTGGGCGCATACGGCTTCTGGTCTATGCTGGTGTTTATCGTCGTTCTGACGGTAGGCTTTGTTTACGAATGGAAAAAAGGTGCGCTGGAATGGGAATAG
- a CDS encoding DUF533 domain-containing protein: MNFNNLLNQILGTVQKNSKSVADSPLNSFGGGALVAGLASMLMKKKNTKKLVKAGSVAALGYIAYKGYQSWQQNRNQPELPQQAFEPVGQLAETHSRVILRTMIAAAASDGSIDETEKQVIARESGTDTETAAWLAAEYERPATVEEIAAAVGNDEALAAETYLAARLVCADLSRKEIVFLSRLSQALKLDDQLVENLEKQLDLA; encoded by the coding sequence ATGAATTTCAACAACCTGCTCAACCAAATTTTGGGAACGGTTCAAAAAAATAGCAAATCCGTCGCCGACAGCCCGCTTAATTCTTTCGGCGGCGGTGCATTAGTGGCGGGACTGGCTTCTATGCTGATGAAAAAGAAAAACACCAAAAAACTGGTCAAAGCCGGTTCGGTCGCAGCTTTGGGTTATATTGCCTACAAAGGCTATCAAAGCTGGCAGCAAAACCGCAACCAACCCGAATTGCCGCAACAAGCGTTCGAACCTGTCGGCCAACTTGCCGAAACACACAGCCGCGTCATCCTGCGCACCATGATTGCAGCCGCCGCATCGGACGGGTCGATTGATGAAACGGAAAAACAGGTTATTGCCCGTGAAAGCGGTACAGATACAGAAACCGCCGCCTGGCTTGCCGCCGAATATGAAAGACCGGCAACAGTCGAGGAAATCGCAGCAGCCGTCGGCAACGATGAAGCTTTGGCCGCGGAAACCTATCTGGCGGCAAGATTGGTGTGTGCCGATTTATCCCGTAAAGAAATCGTGTTCTTAAGCCGACTGTCGCAAGCCTTGAAACTGGATGACCAGTTGGTGGAAAATTTGGAAAAGCAGCTTGATTTGGCTTGA
- a CDS encoding NADH-quinone oxidoreductase subunit NuoE: MLSAESLKQIDIELAKYPADQRRSAIMGALRIAQTEKGWLAPETIAFVADYIGITPAQAYEVATFYNMYDLEPVGKYKLTVCTNLPCALRGGMDTGEYLKKKLGIGYGETTPDGKFTLVEGECMGACGDAPVMLVNNHSMCSFMTEEAIEKKLAELE; encoded by the coding sequence ATGTTATCCGCAGAATCCTTAAAACAAATCGACATCGAGTTGGCGAAATATCCCGCCGACCAACGCCGTTCCGCCATCATGGGCGCGTTGCGCATTGCCCAAACCGAAAAAGGCTGGCTCGCTCCCGAAACCATCGCCTTTGTTGCCGACTATATCGGCATCACGCCGGCGCAGGCATACGAAGTCGCCACTTTCTACAATATGTACGACCTCGAGCCTGTCGGCAAATACAAACTGACCGTCTGCACCAACCTGCCCTGCGCCCTCCGTGGCGGCATGGATACCGGCGAATACCTGAAGAAAAAACTCGGTATCGGCTACGGCGAAACCACGCCCGACGGCAAATTCACCCTCGTCGAAGGCGAATGCATGGGCGCATGCGGCGATGCCCCCGTTATGCTGGTAAACAACCACAGCATGTGCAGCTTTATGACTGAAGAGGCGATTGAGAAGAAACTGGCGGAGTTGGAATAG